Proteins from a single region of Kogia breviceps isolate mKogBre1 chromosome 5, mKogBre1 haplotype 1, whole genome shotgun sequence:
- the TM4SF1 gene encoding transmembrane 4 L6 family member 1: MCYGKCARCIGHSLVWLAILCIVANILLYFPNGEAKYASEDHLSHFVWFFSGIIGGGLLMLLPAFIFIGLEQDDCCGCGGHENCGKRCAMFSSVLAALIGIAGSGYCVIVAALGLAEGPRCLDASGQWNYTFANTEGGYLLDSSTWAQCIEPKHAVEWNVSLFSILLALGGIEFILCLFQIINGVLGGICGYCCSRQQQYDC; encoded by the exons ATGTGCTACGGGAAATGCGCGCGATGCATCGGACATTCTCTGGTGTGGCTCGCCATCCTCTGCATTGTGGCTAATATTTTGCTGTACTTTCCCAATGGGGAAGCAAAGTACGCTTCTGAAGACCATCTTAGCCACTTTGTGTGGTTCTTCTCTGGCATCATAGGAGGAGGTTTGCTG ATGCTCCTGCCAGCATTTATCTTCATAGGACTGGAACAGGACGACTGCTGCGGCTGCGGCGGCCACGAAAACTGCGGCAAAAGATGCGCG ATGTTTTCTTCTGTACTGGCCGCTCTCATCGGAATTGCAGGATCTGGCTACTGCGTCATTGTGGCAGCGCTGGGCTTAGCGGAAGGACCAAGATGTCTTGATGCCAGTGGCCAATGGAACTACACCTTTGCCAACACGGAGGGAGG TTACCTTCTGGATAGTTCCACATGGGCCCAGTGCATTGAACCCAAGCATGCAGTGGAATGGAATGTCTCTCTGTTTTCTATCCTCTTGGCACTTGGTGGAATTGAATTCATCTTGTGTCTCTTTCAAATAATAAACGGAGTGCTTGGAGGCATCTGTGGTTATTGCTGCTCTCGCCAACAG CAATATGATTGCTAG